ATGATAGGCAATATAGAATTCTATTTCTTTAAATGAATTTCTTGTACTTTTCAATGATGTTTGTAATTCTTCGAGCGAAATACGATCTTCAGAGAACTTTCGAACATCCGATTTCAACAGCTCAAGTTTGCTCTTAAAATCAGTTAATCCTTTATTAATAAATGTATTTTCACTTTCTTTTCCTTTATAAACAGGATTAAAGGACATTACTGCAAATCCTATCAAAAGGACAACAACAAGCAGTGGATAAGATCTCATGAATTTTTAGCGGCAAAGCTATCAATCTGATATTATCTCAATTTTAATAGGAGATTAAATAATGTTTATATTTCTGATACAATATTTTTTACTAATTTTAAACCCCGAAATCAGATTCATTATTCTTAAGAGACGGTTTATTCTAAAATACCGACAAAATAATGGTGCGAGGTTATTGGGAGAGGATTTTTTTAATTAAATTCAACACATCAAAGCTAAAATAAGAGTATGAAAACAAAATTATTGTTTGCAGTTACGGCAAGTTTCCTTTCGCTAACCGCATTTTCACAAAAGAAAAAACCAGCGGCACAGCCTGCAAAGCAACAGGAAATGGCAGTATATGCAGAAAAAAAAGGGAATGATTATTATTTGATCCGTCTTGAACAGGATAAACCAGTACCCAATGTTTATGTATATTCTAATGGGGTAACCAAGCCCTATAAAAACTACACAGAACTTAAAGATGTTGTTATAGAATTTCCCGGAATGATGTCATCCAATAACTCTACTAAAGAAGAATTGGTTTCCATTCTTAAGAAAGATAATCATTTCTATGAAATTACTTCACAAAGAAAAGACCCTAAAAATTTTGAAAAAACAGTGGTTACGGTGTATGAAGTAATAAACGGCCAGAAAAGGATTGTTGAGGAATATGATTCTATTTATCAACTTATGGCTTCACCTTACAAAGAAGCAATTTTCATTAATTAAAAAAACAAAAAATATAAATTATGCTAAACAAACTTGCTGCTTCAGAACTTATTCTGAATGAAGACGGAAGTGTATACCACTTGAATCTTTTACCTGAAGATATTGCTGATAAAATTATTCTTGTGGGTGACCCGGACAGAGTGGCAAAGGTTTCAAAATACTTTGATACCGTAGAGATCAAAAAAAACAAAAGAGAATTTTACACCCATACAGGAACTCTTCGTGGGGAGAGAATCACTGTAATGTCTACCGGTATCGGAACTGAGAACATCGATATCGTTATGAACGAACTGGACGCTCTTGTCAACATTGATCTTAAAAATAAAGAGTTCAAAACTGAGCACAAAGCACTTGAATTATTCCGTATGGGAACTTGTGGAAGTGTAAATCCTGATGTACAGGTAGACAATATGCTGGTTACTCAAAACGTAGTAGGACTAGATGGTTTAATGCATTTTTATCAGGACTATAGCTTTGAGAATGAGTTTTCAAGAAACTTCATGGAAAGATTCCCTTACGAAAAAATCAAACCTATGTTGTACTTCTCAGACTGGGCAGAAGAAATGGGCGAATATTATAAAGATGCCAAATATCACGGAAATACGGCTACTTTTCCAGGGTTCTATGCTCCACAGGGAAGACAGCTTCGTCTAAAGGCTGTGGATGATCAATTCCTTGAAACATTGAATGACCTTGGAGTTACCAATTTTGAAATGGAAACCTCTGCAATCTATGCATTTTCAAAACTATTAGGACACAAAGCCATTACAGTAAATAATGTAGTTGCGAACAGAAGACGTGGAGAATTCTCTACAGATCACCACAATTCTGAAAAGAATCTGATCACTTGGGTTCTAGATAGAATTATTAAATAAATCTTTATAGGACAGTTTATCTCCTATGTCATACCAATCAGCAGATTGAATTGAGAAAGAGAATATTTTAGATAAAATTAAATAGTAAATGTTGTTTCTATTGAATAAAAGCCTTTGGATTAACTTCCAGAGGCTTTTTTATAGGTTTTGGCTAAAGCCAATGAATTGGATATTAATTTAAAAAACGGGCTAAAGCCCGTTCCGATTGAATTTATAATCTCGCTGATTTTATCTTTAAAAGCCTCTTTGTCATTCTGAAGGAATCTCAACAACATTATTAAACTGAACTGATTCAAATTAATGATTTTCATGAAATGTCCTTGGATCAGGATACTGAAAAACATAGCCTAATTCCGAAACCAGTTTCGAAGATAAAATTTTCTTACCCTTTACTTCTTCCAGCTCTTCCTCATTCTCTATATTTTTCTGAGCATTGATCACCTGAAATTTTGCAGGATGAAATGGAGCCGTTACATTAAATACACCTTCTTCTGTTCCTTTTTCGATCATCTCCAAAAGAATACCTGCAATATCCTTATAATGAATATGGTTAACGGCAAAGTCTAAATTACTTACATTATAATTTTTAAGAAGTCTTTGATCTCCCATAAGACCGCCAAGCCTCAGAATATTTACCTGTGGATATTTGTTTTTTACCATTCTCTCTCCTGGATTTTTTTCAACAGGAACATCAATTTCAGTAAATTCTTTGTCTGTATCCGGATAAACGCCCGTGGAACTCATTAAAAACATCTGCCCTTTAAAATCTCCGATGAAAGAGAACAGATTCTGAATTCTATTATACAGAGAACTTATACAACAGCTTTTCTCTGATATCGGAATGGTAATAATTAAAACATCCAGGCTTTCCAAAGCATCCCATTGAGGATATGGCTCAGTAAGCTGATAATCTGGAAAAATGGCCACTACGGTTTGAGTTCCTTTGCTATTCAGCTCGTCTGCTTTTTCCTGTGTAGTGGTTGTAGCATATAGAGTATTTTTTGGAGATAATGAAGTCGCAATTCTTGCTCCCAGCCAGCCATATCCAATAATTCCTATGTTTTTCATATTTTGGAGCTAGATTGTGTTGATAGAATCTCGTCCAGACCAGACATAAGCTGTTCCTTTTTTTCTTCATCTAAATGAAAGCAACTCTGAACGGCTTCAGGAATATGTTTCGCTTTGTCTTTCAGGGATTTTCCATTTTCTGTAAGATTAATAAGGACTACTCTTTCATCATCCTGGCTTCGGGTTCTGTTGAGAAGTCCGTTTTTTTCCATACGTTTCAATAAGGGAGTTAATGTTCCGTTATCCAGATGAAGGTACTCTCCTATTTTCCCAATATTCACTTCACCATTTTCCCACAATACAAGCATTACCAGATATTGAGGATAGGTTAATGATATTGTATCCAAATAAGGTTTATATACACCTGTAATATATCTTGAAACCGCATAGGTTTTAAAGCATAAATGTTCTGACAGAGCAATCATAGATCATTTTTTAAAAAGCAAAAATACTTAATTTATTTTGTGCACAATATTTTTGTTTCAAATATTATCACCTATTAAAATCGGAAGTTTAAACACCTATTCACTACACTTTAGGGTATATTTTCGGGTATACTGTATTTTTTTTAACAAGTTCAAATCTATCGCTTCACTTTTTTATTAATTTAGCAAAAACTAATAGCTATAAAAACTAATATTAAGTATGAAAAATCTAAAACAGGCAGGAACCTCTAAACTGTCAGAATTATCTATTGAGGAGCTGAAAGCAGAAAAAAAGAAACGAACAGGAATCCTTGTTTCTTTCAGTATTATTTTAGGACTTATGATAGGTACGTGTGTTTATGTAACAATCAAAAAAGGAGTAAGCTCCTTAACTTTTATGCCTATAGCTTTTCTACCTATTTTCTTGATTATCTGGAAAAGTCAGATAGATGTATGTAACGAAATAAAGTCTCGATAGTCTAACTCAAAAAGTTTTACAAAATGCATAATACCTGTTTAAACTGCAACCAGGCCGTCACTACTAAATACTGTGGCTATTGTGGGCAAAAAACCAGTACTCACAGATACTCTTTACAACATTTTATAGAACATGACTTCATTCATGGAGTATGGCATGTGGATAAAGGAATTTTGTTTACAGTGAAAGAATTATTTACAAGACCGGGAAACAGTATCCGGGAATACATTCAGGGAAAGAGGGTAAATTATTTCAATTTCGTTACCCTTCTACTATTAACAGCCACCGTTTCATCCATACTTTCTCATTATTCCGATATAGATTATAGTGCTTTAGTTGCTGATGATCAGAAAGCAATGATGACTTCTTTTCAGGAATTTATGACAACTTATTTTAAAATTTTCCTGCTGCTTTCCATACCTTTCAACGCATTTTTCAGCTATCTGTGGTTTCTAAAAGCCAGATTTAACTATTCTGAGCACCTTGTTCTCAATGCTTATAAAACAAGCGGAGATATGATCGCCCTATTACTACTAACGCTTCTTACTTTCTTTTTTAAGAATTCCGCTGGTATTATCTCAGCTTATTTTATGGGCTATACAGTATTTAGTCTCGTTTATGGACTATGGTTTTATTTTCAGTTTTTCTCTCAGTCCGGATATTCTAAAATATCTTTATTTTTAAGAAGCCTGATGATTCCTGTTTCGTTTATTTTCTTTCAGATTATCGTGGGATATATTTGGGGAATTGTTTCATCTATTCTGCATACACAATAATAAAAAAAGACCTCCAAAAGTGGAGGTCTCTAACACCATATCAACTATAATAAAACTTATTATCATATTTAAAATTCATTAATCATTACATAAAAGTGGCCTGAGTTCAGACTGTTGGCACTTCCTGAGATATTCGTAAGATTAATGGTAATACTCGAAGTGGAAGTCATTCTCGGATTAGAAATCGAAAATGTTGAATTCCCTGCGAAATCTCCGGCTGGAGATACAACAACAACAGCTCTTGTAGAACCTGGTTGATACCCAGAAGGAACTGCAATTTCAAGTGTAGCAGATTTTCCCGGAGGTATATTATTGATGGAAACTCCAGGCCATACTTCAAAACTGATTTGGTTTTTCTGTACACTTCCTTTTTCACCCAGTTTATACTGTCCGTTTACATCTAACCTTGCGGAAGTATTTGGAGCCCCCGTGCCAATGCCTACATTCGCATTGTTATTCCCCAGCACTATGGCATTGGCTTGTGAGGTAGTTGCTCCATATCCTATCGCAGTAGAAAATTGTCCCAAAGCATTTGTTCCTGAACCTACCGCTGTAGAGTTTTCTTTATTGGTAACAGCGTTATAACCTAAAGCTGTTTCACTATTTGTATTCGTCTTCGCATTATATCCTATAGCAATGGATTGAAAACCTCCTGCTGAAGCATTATTCCCAATCGCTGTGGATTCATTTTTACTGGTTTGAGCATTATAACCAATGGCTGTTGATTTAAAAGCACCTGCTGTTGATTTGTTCCAATAGCCAAGGCATCATTGGCAGAAACTGCTGCCGCACTACCAATGGAAATTCCTTGAAATGCAGAACTTGAACTTCCGATAGCAATCCCGTTTTGACCAGCATTTGCTCCTAATCCAAAACTTACAGAATTATCTACTCCCAATCTTCCTGTTATAGCAGCATTTACTTTAAAAATCAGGTCGTCCATGGTTTTTGTTCCTAACGATAAAGCAGTATTAGCTCCACTATAGGTTCCGGCATTCTCTCCTATTGTATTCCATCCAGCTTCGTCATTTCCTTTATTTGTACTGGCAGACGTTGAAAATCTATTCCATTTGGAAGCAAACCAATAATAAAATCCCGCTTCTGTTAATCCCGCTTTTCCGTTATTCCATACAATGAGCCCATCTGCAGGAGAAGGTACTGTCACTACATCCGTATCTGAAGTTAGGGCAATACTTGGAAGAAGTACTCCTTTATCTTTCGCACTTACATGAAGCATTGCAGACGGATCCGGGCTTGGTAATCCAATCCCAATCTGAGCATACGAAAAGACAACAAACAGTAAAAAGAGAAGACTAAATCTTAGTTTATAATTTCTTTGCATCACCTATGTTTTTTGAGGGTGCA
This is a stretch of genomic DNA from Chryseobacterium tructae. It encodes these proteins:
- a CDS encoding DUF3667 domain-containing protein, encoding MHNTCLNCNQAVTTKYCGYCGQKTSTHRYSLQHFIEHDFIHGVWHVDKGILFTVKELFTRPGNSIREYIQGKRVNYFNFVTLLLLTATVSSILSHYSDIDYSALVADDQKAMMTSFQEFMTTYFKIFLLLSIPFNAFFSYLWFLKARFNYSEHLVLNAYKTSGDMIALLLLTLLTFFFKNSAGIISAYFMGYTVFSLVYGLWFYFQFFSQSGYSKISLFLRSLMIPVSFIFFQIIVGYIWGIVSSILHTQ
- a CDS encoding nucleoside phosphorylase, giving the protein MLNKLAASELILNEDGSVYHLNLLPEDIADKIILVGDPDRVAKVSKYFDTVEIKKNKREFYTHTGTLRGERITVMSTGIGTENIDIVMNELDALVNIDLKNKEFKTEHKALELFRMGTCGSVNPDVQVDNMLVTQNVVGLDGLMHFYQDYSFENEFSRNFMERFPYEKIKPMLYFSDWAEEMGEYYKDAKYHGNTATFPGFYAPQGRQLRLKAVDDQFLETLNDLGVTNFEMETSAIYAFSKLLGHKAITVNNVVANRRRGEFSTDHHNSEKNLITWVLDRIIK
- a CDS encoding MarR family winged helix-turn-helix transcriptional regulator, which translates into the protein MIALSEHLCFKTYAVSRYITGVYKPYLDTISLTYPQYLVMLVLWENGEVNIGKIGEYLHLDNGTLTPLLKRMEKNGLLNRTRSQDDERVVLINLTENGKSLKDKAKHIPEAVQSCFHLDEEKKEQLMSGLDEILSTQSSSKI